The Drosophila bipectinata strain 14024-0381.07 chromosome 2L, DbipHiC1v2, whole genome shotgun sequence genome has a segment encoding these proteins:
- the RpL13 gene encoding large ribosomal subunit protein eL13, which produces MGKGNNMIPNQHYHKWWQRHVKTWFNQPARKLRRHQNRVKKAKAVFPRPASGPLRPVVRCPTIRYHTKLRAGRGFTLEELKGAGISAGFAKTIGISVDRRRKNKSLESRQRNIQRLKEYRSKLILFPINEKKIRKGESSLEECKLATQLKGPIMPIKNEQPAVVEFRDVTKDEKKFQAFATLRKARTDARLVGIRAKKAKEAAESEDAAKGDPKKAKK; this is translated from the exons ATGGGTAAGGGTAACAATATGATTCCAAACCAGCACTACCACAAATGGTGGCAGCGCCATGTGAAGACCTGGTTCAACCAGCCCGCGCGCAAGCTCCGCAGGCACCAGAACCGCGTCAAGAAGGCTAAGGCCGTCTTCCCCCGCCCTGCCAGCGGTCCTCTGCGCCCAGTGGTCCGTTGCCCCACCATCCGCTACCACACAAAGCTGCGTGCTGGCCGTGGATTCACTCTGGAGGAGCTGAAG GGTGCTGGCATTAGCGCTGGATTCGCCAAGACCATCGGCATTTCTGTGGACCGTAGGCGCAAGAACAAATCTCTGGAGTCGCGTCAGCGCAACATCCAGCGCCTGAAGGAGTACCGCAGCAAGCTGATCCTGTTCCCCATCAACGAGAAGAAGATTCGCAAGGGCGAGTCCTCCCTCGAGGAGTGCAAGCTGGCTACCCAGCTTAAGGGTCCCATCATGCCCATCAAGAACGAACAGCCCGCTGTGGTTGAATTCCGTGATGTCACCAAGGACGAGAAGAAGTTCCAGGCTTTCGCTACCCTGCGCAAG GCTCGTACTGATGCTCGTTTGGTTGGCATTCGCGCTAAGAAGGCTAAGGAGGCCGCTGAGAGCGAAGATGCCGCCAAGGGAGATCCCAAGAAGGCCAAGAAGTAA